The following are encoded in a window of Thermus thermamylovorans genomic DNA:
- a CDS encoding DUF5615 family PIN-like protein gives MRFLADENLPLASVHLLRNRGFVVLAVVETSPGIPDGEVWALAAKHDAVLLTLDLDFGQLYRSSSECPF, from the coding sequence TTGCGCTTTCTCGCTGACGAGAACCTTCCCCTGGCCAGCGTACACTTGCTCCGCAACCGCGGCTTTGTGGTTCTTGCCGTGGTAGAAACCTCCCCTGGGATCCCCGACGGAGAAGTATGGGCGCTGGCAGCCAAGCACGACGCTGTCCTGCTCACCCTGGACCTGGACTTCGGGCAGCTTTACCGGTCCTCCAGCGAGTGCCCCTTTTGA
- a CDS encoding DUF433 domain-containing protein, translating to MTSWREWIASDPGVLGGKPVVRGTRLSVAFLLGLLAQGWSREEILANYPQLPPEGLQAALAFAQEVLEEERLFALSR from the coding sequence ATGACATCTTGGCGGGAGTGGATCGCCTCCGACCCTGGGGTGCTGGGCGGTAAGCCCGTGGTCCGAGGCACGCGCCTTTCGGTGGCTTTCCTCCTGGGCCTCCTTGCCCAGGGATGGAGCCGGGAGGAGATCCTCGCCAACTACCCCCAACTCCCACCGGAAGGGCTCCAGGCCGCTTTAGCCTTCGCCCAAGAGGTCCTGGAGGAGGAAAGGCTCTTTGCGCTTTCTCGCTGA